In Nocardia yunnanensis, one DNA window encodes the following:
- a CDS encoding Clp protease N-terminal domain-containing protein — translation MFERFAKAARHAVVMSQEEARDLCSSTIEVEHMLLGLLDSPDAGLREILEAHGLTADGVRAALARKRSGEPLGAEDAAALRSIGIDLDAVRESLEATFGENALEQAAVPAEKSRWAKYWGAEGGPRGHIPFTKESKKIVELSLREALTRGDDRIEAGHLMLAVLRAPNEVTRRLLGDDAAVATLRAAVTGYLGRAA, via the coding sequence ATGTTCGAACGATTCGCCAAGGCGGCCCGGCACGCGGTCGTGATGTCCCAGGAGGAGGCGCGGGATCTGTGCTCGTCGACCATCGAGGTCGAGCACATGCTGCTGGGCCTGCTCGACAGCCCCGACGCGGGGTTGCGAGAAATCCTCGAGGCACACGGTCTCACCGCCGACGGGGTCCGAGCGGCATTGGCGCGCAAGCGAAGTGGTGAACCGCTGGGCGCCGAGGACGCGGCGGCCCTGCGGTCCATCGGCATCGACCTGGACGCCGTGCGCGAGAGCCTGGAGGCCACCTTCGGGGAGAACGCCCTCGAGCAGGCGGCCGTGCCCGCCGAGAAATCCCGCTGGGCCAAGTACTGGGGTGCGGAAGGCGGTCCGCGCGGCCACATTCCGTTCACCAAGGAGTCCAAGAAGATCGTGGAGCTGTCGCTGCGCGAGGCGCTCACCCGCGGCGACGACCGCATCGAGGCCGGGCACCTGATGCTGGCCGTGCTGCGCGCGCCGAACGAGGTCACCCGTCGCCTGCTCGGCGACGACGCCGCCGTGGCGACCCTGCGCGCCGCGGTGACCGGCTATCTGGGCCGCGCGGCCTGA
- a CDS encoding phage holin family protein, with amino-acid sequence MTLLIRLLINGVAIWLAAAWVTGIEIKTPEDTTQSKLLVIAAITVVFALVNALVKPIVKVLSFPFIVVSLGLFLLVINALMLWLTAKITGTTDYGLRVDGFWAAVLGGIIISLVNWVLGVLVPDED; translated from the coding sequence ATGACGCTCCTGATACGTCTGCTGATCAACGGCGTGGCCATCTGGCTGGCGGCCGCCTGGGTGACCGGCATCGAGATCAAGACCCCCGAGGACACCACCCAGAGCAAGCTGCTGGTGATCGCCGCCATCACCGTCGTGTTCGCCCTGGTGAACGCGCTGGTGAAGCCGATCGTGAAGGTGCTCTCGTTCCCCTTCATCGTGGTGTCGCTCGGCCTGTTCCTGCTGGTGATCAACGCGCTCATGCTGTGGCTGACCGCGAAGATCACCGGCACCACGGATTACGGCCTGCGCGTGGACGGATTCTGGGCGGCCGTGCTCGGCGGCATCATCATCTCGCTGGTGAACTGGGTGCTGGGGGTGCTCGTCCCCGACGAGGACTAG
- a CDS encoding DsbA family protein, giving the protein MSRKPQSRKSQSRKPRNSNARKTFAALALVAAVGLLAIAAVQMLGDDKKPAKNTAAATETNPAYAQLAKMARRDAHDPLALGRADAPVVLVEYSDFQCPFCKVFATKVEPRLIADYVDQGVLRIEWRSMAIFGAESEDASRAAWAAGQQGKFWEYHRALFEHAPEKKNTGAFTRDKLVELAGAAGVPDVGKFRADLESPAATAAVRSDVNEGIGIGVNSTPAFLVNGRPILGAQPLEQFRATIDAAAKAAERDSE; this is encoded by the coding sequence ATGTCCCGGAAACCCCAATCCCGGAAGTCCCAATCCCGGAAACCTCGGAATTCGAACGCTAGAAAGACTTTCGCCGCACTCGCCCTCGTCGCGGCCGTCGGCCTGCTGGCCATCGCCGCGGTGCAGATGCTGGGCGACGACAAGAAGCCCGCGAAGAACACCGCCGCCGCGACCGAGACCAATCCCGCCTACGCGCAGCTGGCCAAGATGGCCCGCCGTGACGCCCACGACCCGCTGGCCCTGGGGCGCGCGGACGCCCCGGTCGTACTCGTCGAGTACTCCGACTTCCAATGCCCGTTCTGCAAGGTCTTCGCCACCAAGGTCGAGCCGCGGCTGATCGCCGACTACGTCGACCAGGGCGTGCTGCGAATCGAGTGGCGCAGCATGGCGATTTTCGGCGCGGAGTCCGAGGACGCGTCCCGCGCCGCGTGGGCGGCCGGACAGCAGGGCAAGTTCTGGGAGTACCACCGGGCGCTGTTCGAGCACGCGCCGGAGAAGAAGAACACCGGTGCGTTCACCCGCGACAAGCTCGTCGAATTGGCCGGGGCCGCAGGCGTTCCCGATGTCGGGAAGTTCCGCGCCGACCTGGAATCCCCCGCCGCCACCGCGGCCGTGCGGTCGGATGTCAACGAGGGCATCGGCATCGGCGTGAACTCGACCCCCGCGTTCCTGGTCAACGGCCGCCCGATCCTGGGCGCGCAGCCGCTCGAGCAGTTCCGCGCCACCATCGACGCCGCCGCCAAGGCCGCCGAACGGGACTCGGAATGA
- a CDS encoding helix-turn-helix domain-containing protein: protein MSEATTLAAAAGSPDPQVGLRAVLALRRLLERLEAIQVGNARNQGWSWQAIADALEVSRQAVHQKYNRKGGIR from the coding sequence ATGAGTGAAGCAACGACTCTGGCGGCCGCCGCCGGCAGCCCCGACCCCCAGGTCGGTCTCCGCGCGGTCCTCGCCCTGCGTCGGCTGCTCGAGCGACTCGAGGCCATCCAGGTCGGCAATGCCCGCAATCAGGGCTGGTCCTGGCAGGCCATCGCCGACGCGCTCGAGGTCAGCCGGCAGGCGGTCCACCAGAAGTACAACCGGAAGGGCGGTATCCGCTGA
- a CDS encoding cytochrome c biogenesis CcdA family protein translates to MTGGIGFFAAFLGGLLALLSPCSALLLPSFFAYSFENQGRLLARTGVFYLGLCTTLVPLGAAGSLAGRLLVGHRDLLIAIGGWTIIALGCAQILGRGFAFGFAQRAAARQGRPEQTGAVYLLGLVYGLAGFCAGPILGSILAVAAVGGSPVRGGLLLAVYALGLAAPLFVLASLWDRFELGRRKWLRGRTFRLGRVELHTTSVLSGLFFVALGALLLVFDGTASLPGILSADTEFALETRVRQVGDLVSNATVALILAALALGALAWRLLAGGRDDGSEGAADDGEVSQDSVGRLTTSQARD, encoded by the coding sequence ATGACCGGCGGCATCGGCTTCTTCGCCGCCTTCCTGGGCGGACTGCTGGCCCTGCTGAGTCCCTGCAGCGCGTTGCTGCTGCCGAGTTTCTTCGCCTACTCCTTCGAGAATCAGGGCCGGCTGCTGGCCCGGACCGGCGTCTTCTACCTGGGCCTGTGCACCACGCTGGTGCCGTTGGGCGCGGCGGGTTCGCTGGCGGGACGGCTGCTGGTCGGGCATCGGGACCTATTGATCGCGATCGGCGGCTGGACCATCATCGCGCTGGGCTGCGCTCAGATCCTCGGCCGCGGTTTCGCTTTCGGCTTCGCGCAGCGGGCCGCCGCCCGGCAGGGACGTCCCGAGCAGACCGGCGCGGTGTATCTGCTGGGCCTGGTCTACGGGCTGGCCGGTTTCTGCGCGGGCCCGATCCTGGGCTCGATTCTGGCGGTGGCCGCCGTCGGCGGGTCGCCGGTGCGCGGCGGGCTGCTGCTGGCGGTCTACGCCCTGGGTCTGGCGGCCCCGCTGTTCGTGCTGGCGTCGCTGTGGGACCGCTTCGAGCTGGGCCGGCGGAAGTGGCTGCGCGGCCGCACCTTCCGGCTCGGCCGCGTCGAACTGCACACCACCTCGGTGCTGTCGGGCCTGTTCTTCGTCGCCCTGGGCGCCCTGTTGCTGGTCTTCGACGGCACCGCGTCGCTGCCCGGAATCCTCAGCGCGGACACCGAATTTGCGCTGGAGACCCGGGTGCGGCAGGTCGGCGACCTGGTCTCGAACGCCACGGTGGCGTTGATCCTGGCCGCGCTCGCCCTGGGCGCGCTCGCCTGGCGGCTGCTGGCCGGCGGGCGGGACGACGGCTCAGAGGGTGCCGCTGATGACGGCGAGGTGTCCCAGGATTCGGTTGGCCGCCTGACGACGTCCCAGGCCCGCGACTGA
- a CDS encoding SRPBCC family protein: MAEFDIHRETVIKADPAQVQALIDDFHQWRKWSPWEDTDPSMERVYSGADRGIGAHYSWNGNRKAGRGEMEITAATADSIGIRLNFEKPFKASNQVTFEFRPAGDTTEVTWRMTGQRQGLMAIIGKLVPMDRLVGKDFEKGLAQLKAAAEA, from the coding sequence ATGGCCGAATTCGACATTCACCGGGAAACGGTCATCAAGGCCGATCCCGCGCAGGTGCAGGCACTCATCGACGACTTCCACCAGTGGCGCAAATGGTCGCCCTGGGAGGACACCGACCCGAGCATGGAACGCGTCTACAGCGGCGCGGACCGCGGCATCGGGGCCCACTACTCCTGGAACGGCAATCGCAAGGCCGGCCGCGGCGAGATGGAGATCACCGCCGCCACCGCCGACTCGATCGGCATCCGCTTGAACTTCGAGAAGCCGTTCAAGGCCAGCAATCAGGTCACCTTCGAATTCCGCCCCGCGGGCGACACCACCGAGGTGACCTGGCGCATGACCGGTCAGCGGCAGGGGCTGATGGCGATCATCGGGAAGCTGGTCCCGATGGATCGACTGGTGGGCAAGGACTTCGAGAAGGGACTGGCCCAGCTCAAGGCCGCCGCCGAGGCCTGA
- a CDS encoding BTAD domain-containing putative transcriptional regulator, producing MNSENGSSSTGSARVADVGDSTLVALLGEIALRRDGALAAVPGARARLLVAALATHPGRSRGAQALIDDIWGEQPPRAPMNALHTQVSRLRSALPDGALEIGPAGYRLLLSPDQVDLTLAQQLERQARQAHNAGDHRAGLELVAAARALWRGEPAADLPPGPVAEELAALAATRRRALDLLELSAREAVGDLPAAIELAQQAVVADPFDEPAHATLMRLLATAGRTNEALDVFATLRTRLVDQLGANPGPALVALNTAILRGEPLPGQAARPSGNGAQGNSGSGTSSARRDGALDGSGAVVAERALSVVPGAGQGGFPDGGPAAGGQSNSIEGRVGPEALRTQGNSHISVLGGPVRTRPAGDTGGSNRAAEARESVGENAIGLRAAPNPLLGRESDLSVLEQLLRTSRVVTVLGPGGTGKTRIANELGARMAHETAVTLVELASLRADAEGSADTRFEIETAIAATLGVADVVWETRMLAQKQSRDLRQKVREILGAKPTLLILDNCEHLIEPVAEVVADLVGVSDQLTVLTTSRAPLEITAETVYPLPPLTIDAAGSPATDLFEARARAVRPSVRLDPEVVARLCRTLDGLPLAIELAAARVRTMSVEEIDSRLDHRFALLRSGDRSSPQRHRTLHAVIEWSWNLLDEPQRVALRRLCRFPAGFTLEAAGHLLSGPDIDDPAMALDGLVSQSLLAVLEDETGGTRYRMLETVREFGEEQLAGAGEIELVMGRMAQWGKEFAVETARRYHTDEQLPALLGLGAEADNLTALLRYALERRDREIVHTVFPILAGLWMLRGAHAELISWAPRILALPPVTYPAASDETDLCVYGQLMLGMHLTFGSANLRELARVRTTIRRVLASGAPMSPVTRYLGGLATGPRTTVQLARRLSAGVRSHDEQIQLAALLLRANLCENDGMVYRSIKDAETALTLTDRRDTWGTAMTTQHLGSMHGQSAHYERAVGYYRQAVDLLEKMRARDEAVEVRALLAITLAGVGQPAAARAALEPTLEVVGELPADAVVTKANHRLAAVAAALSEIELAEGDIETGLRRFRQVPALMNWPHDLGMPGPATFIYVSAAIDAHVLHGRAELVRHHVSELVAAAIEVLGGQFWDLPQIGAMSCAVGTYLLATGQHLERGAELIALSPRVFGRQDYPSMQWRRQLELHRDRLGADRLTAALESVAGLGRRQAANRILGHLAVISGTL from the coding sequence ATGAATTCGGAAAACGGCAGTTCGAGCACGGGAAGCGCGCGGGTGGCGGACGTGGGCGACTCGACCCTGGTGGCCTTGCTGGGCGAGATCGCGCTACGCCGCGACGGTGCGCTCGCCGCCGTACCCGGCGCCCGCGCCCGGCTGCTGGTGGCGGCGCTGGCCACCCATCCCGGGCGCAGCCGCGGCGCGCAGGCGCTGATCGACGATATCTGGGGCGAGCAGCCGCCGCGCGCGCCGATGAACGCGCTGCACACCCAGGTCTCACGACTACGGTCGGCGCTGCCCGACGGCGCGCTGGAGATCGGCCCGGCCGGCTACCGGCTGCTGCTGAGCCCCGACCAGGTCGACCTGACCCTGGCCCAGCAGCTGGAAAGGCAAGCGCGCCAGGCGCACAACGCCGGGGACCACCGGGCGGGCCTGGAACTGGTGGCCGCCGCGCGCGCCCTGTGGCGCGGTGAGCCCGCCGCCGATCTGCCGCCCGGTCCGGTCGCCGAGGAACTCGCCGCCCTCGCCGCCACCCGCCGCCGCGCCCTCGACCTCCTCGAACTGAGCGCCCGCGAGGCCGTCGGCGATCTGCCCGCCGCCATCGAACTCGCGCAGCAGGCGGTGGTGGCCGATCCGTTCGACGAGCCCGCCCACGCCACCCTCATGCGCCTGCTCGCGACCGCGGGCCGCACCAACGAGGCCCTCGACGTCTTCGCCACCCTGCGCACCCGGCTGGTCGATCAGCTCGGCGCGAACCCGGGCCCGGCGCTGGTGGCGTTGAACACCGCGATTCTGCGCGGGGAACCGTTGCCCGGGCAGGCGGCGCGGCCGAGCGGCAATGGCGCACAGGGTAATTCGGGATCCGGTACATCTTCTGCCCGCCGCGATGGTGCCCTCGACGGTTCCGGCGCAGTGGTGGCGGAGCGGGCGCTGTCCGTGGTGCCCGGCGCGGGTCAGGGCGGCTTCCCTGACGGCGGTCCCGCTGCGGGCGGGCAATCCAACTCGATCGAAGGCCGCGTCGGGCCCGAAGCTCTACGCACGCAAGGCAATTCGCACATCTCCGTCTTGGGCGGGCCGGTACGGACGCGACCCGCGGGCGACACGGGCGGTTCCAATCGTGCCGCCGAGGCCCGAGAGTCGGTGGGGGAGAATGCGATCGGTCTGCGGGCCGCGCCGAACCCGCTGCTGGGCCGCGAAAGTGACCTGTCCGTATTGGAGCAGCTCCTGCGGACCTCGCGGGTGGTCACCGTGCTCGGTCCCGGCGGCACCGGCAAGACCCGGATCGCCAACGAACTGGGTGCGCGGATGGCCCACGAGACCGCGGTGACACTGGTCGAATTGGCCTCGCTGCGCGCGGACGCCGAGGGTTCGGCCGATACCCGCTTCGAGATCGAGACGGCCATCGCGGCCACGCTCGGGGTCGCCGACGTGGTGTGGGAGACCCGGATGCTGGCCCAGAAGCAGAGCCGCGACCTGCGCCAGAAAGTGCGCGAGATCCTGGGTGCGAAGCCGACCCTGCTGATCCTCGACAACTGCGAGCATCTCATCGAACCGGTGGCCGAGGTGGTCGCGGACCTGGTGGGGGTGAGCGATCAGCTGACCGTCCTGACCACCAGCCGCGCCCCCCTGGAGATCACCGCCGAGACCGTCTATCCCTTGCCGCCGTTGACGATCGACGCGGCCGGTTCGCCCGCCACCGATCTGTTCGAGGCGCGCGCCCGGGCGGTGCGGCCCTCGGTGCGGCTGGATCCCGAGGTGGTGGCCCGGCTGTGCCGCACCCTCGACGGGCTGCCGCTGGCCATCGAGCTGGCGGCCGCGCGGGTGCGCACCATGAGCGTGGAGGAGATCGACTCCCGGCTCGATCACCGCTTCGCCCTGCTGCGCAGCGGGGATCGCAGTTCGCCGCAGCGGCATCGCACCCTGCACGCGGTGATCGAATGGAGCTGGAATCTGCTGGACGAACCGCAGCGGGTGGCGCTGCGCCGGCTGTGCCGGTTCCCGGCCGGATTCACCCTGGAGGCCGCCGGACACCTGTTGTCCGGACCCGATATCGACGATCCGGCCATGGCGCTGGACGGCCTGGTGAGCCAGTCGCTGCTGGCGGTGCTGGAGGACGAGACGGGCGGCACCCGCTACCGCATGCTCGAGACGGTCCGGGAATTCGGTGAGGAGCAACTGGCCGGCGCCGGTGAGATCGAGCTGGTCATGGGCCGAATGGCGCAGTGGGGCAAGGAATTCGCGGTGGAGACCGCGCGCCGCTACCACACCGACGAACAACTGCCCGCGCTGCTGGGTCTCGGCGCGGAGGCCGACAACCTGACCGCCTTGCTGCGCTACGCGCTGGAGCGGCGCGACCGCGAGATCGTGCACACGGTGTTCCCGATCCTGGCCGGACTGTGGATGCTGCGCGGCGCGCACGCCGAACTGATCAGCTGGGCACCGCGCATTCTCGCGCTGCCGCCGGTCACCTACCCGGCCGCCTCCGACGAAACCGATCTGTGCGTCTACGGCCAGCTGATGCTCGGCATGCATCTGACCTTCGGCAGCGCCAACCTGCGCGAGCTGGCCCGGGTGCGGACCACCATCCGCCGGGTGCTGGCCTCGGGCGCGCCCATGAGCCCGGTCACGCGCTATCTCGGCGGCCTGGCCACCGGGCCGCGCACCACCGTGCAGCTGGCCCGGCGACTGAGCGCGGGCGTGCGATCACACGACGAGCAGATCCAGTTGGCGGCATTGCTGTTGCGCGCCAACCTGTGTGAGAACGACGGCATGGTGTACCGCTCGATCAAGGACGCCGAGACCGCCCTGACGCTCACCGATCGCCGCGACACCTGGGGCACCGCCATGACGACCCAGCATCTCGGCAGCATGCACGGCCAGTCCGCGCATTACGAGCGGGCGGTCGGCTACTACCGGCAGGCCGTCGACCTGCTCGAGAAAATGCGCGCCCGCGACGAGGCGGTGGAAGTCCGTGCGCTGCTGGCGATCACGCTCGCGGGTGTCGGGCAGCCCGCCGCGGCCCGGGCGGCGCTCGAGCCCACCCTCGAGGTGGTGGGTGAGCTGCCGGCCGACGCCGTGGTCACCAAAGCCAACCATCGGCTCGCCGCCGTCGCCGCCGCGCTGTCGGAGATCGAACTGGCCGAAGGGGATATCGAGACCGGGCTGCGCCGGTTCCGGCAGGTGCCCGCCCTGATGAACTGGCCGCACGATCTCGGCATGCCGGGGCCCGCGACCTTCATCTACGTCTCCGCCGCCATCGACGCCCACGTGCTGCACGGTCGCGCGGAGTTGGTGCGCCACCACGTCTCAGAGCTGGTCGCCGCCGCTATCGAGGTGTTGGGCGGACAGTTCTGGGACCTGCCCCAGATCGGCGCCATGAGCTGCGCGGTCGGTACCTATCTGCTGGCCACCGGGCAGCATCTCGAGCGCGGTGCGGAACTGATCGCCCTGTCGCCCAGGGTATTCGGGCGACAGGACTATCCGTCGATGCAGTGGCGGCGGCAACTCGAACTGCACCGGGATCGGCTCGGCGCCGACCGGCTCACCGCCGCGCTGGAATCAGTCGCGGGCCTGGGACGTCGTCAGGCGGCCAACCGAATCCTGGGACACCTCGCCGTCATCAGCGGCACCCTCTGA
- a CDS encoding 1,4-dihydroxy-2-naphthoate polyprenyltransferase, which yields MATAAQWIEGARPRTLPNAIAPVLAGTGAAASIGGFVWWKAVLCLLLSVSLIIGVNYANDYSDGIRGTDDERVGPLRLVGAKLAAPAAVRNAAVGCLALGAIIGLVLVATSAWWLILVGAACLAGAWFYTGGRNPYGYSGFGEIAVFVFFGLVAVLGTEFVQAGRVEWAGLACAVAVGSFSSAVLVTNNLRDIPTDTESGKLTLAVRLGDTRTRTLHVVLLAVPFLASLALVARTPWALAGLIALPLALKANEPVRSGKNGPGLIPALAGTGLAMLVWSVLTAVALTISGL from the coding sequence ATGGCTACAGCAGCGCAGTGGATCGAGGGCGCGCGGCCGCGCACCCTGCCCAACGCCATCGCCCCGGTGCTGGCGGGCACGGGGGCCGCCGCCTCGATCGGGGGGTTCGTCTGGTGGAAAGCGGTACTGTGCCTGCTGCTTTCGGTCTCGCTCATCATCGGCGTGAACTACGCCAACGACTATTCCGACGGCATTCGCGGCACCGATGACGAGCGGGTCGGCCCGCTGCGCCTGGTCGGCGCCAAGCTCGCCGCGCCGGCAGCCGTACGCAATGCCGCCGTCGGCTGCCTTGCGCTCGGCGCGATCATCGGCCTGGTCCTGGTGGCCACCAGCGCCTGGTGGCTGATCCTGGTGGGCGCGGCCTGCCTGGCCGGGGCGTGGTTCTACACCGGCGGCCGGAACCCGTACGGCTACAGCGGTTTCGGTGAGATCGCGGTGTTCGTGTTCTTCGGCCTGGTGGCGGTGCTGGGCACCGAGTTCGTGCAGGCCGGGCGGGTGGAGTGGGCCGGGCTGGCCTGCGCGGTGGCGGTGGGTTCGTTCTCCAGCGCGGTGCTGGTCACCAACAATCTGCGCGACATCCCGACCGACACCGAATCCGGCAAGCTGACGCTGGCCGTGCGCCTGGGCGACACGCGCACCCGCACACTGCATGTCGTGCTGCTGGCGGTGCCTTTCCTGGCCAGTCTCGCCCTGGTGGCCCGCACCCCGTGGGCGCTGGCCGGGCTGATCGCCCTGCCGCTGGCGCTCAAGGCCAACGAGCCGGTGCGGTCCGGCAAGAACGGGCCGGGTCTGATTCCCGCCCTCGCCGGAACCGGTCTGGCGATGCTGGTCTGGTCGGTGCTGACCGCTGTCGCGCTGACGATCTCGGGGCTGTAG